CTTGCACGACCTTCTTGTATTGAACTTTGTACTGGAAATGTAGCAAAAGGTGAAACTGGAGTTTCAGATATTGTATGTCACGGTGAAATTAACTGACCTTGGCATCTACGCCACATGCCAAAAGTCTAGTTTCAGAGCTATGTATTGTCAAACAGGTTATACATATTACAGCCCTAAAACAGAGGAATGAGACCTAATCATCCAGAATATCAAATGGTTCACACATCCGTAACCAACCAGCAAAAAAAAATCTAATAATACGTTTATGGTGCATAAAATTATGCAACCAAAGAATATTATCCGCTCACTAGCTTGATACATACGTATCTTGAATGCTAAGAGAGGCTGATTGAAACCAAATTATCATTCAGTAGAGTATCGACCTCAATCCATGTGTCCTGAAGTGGGTTTAGGTGGAATTCAAACTAAATTCCATCTTAACCCACTGCAACACATATAGATTGAGGTggatacatgtgcatccaaacaagcccttaagaTGCTACAGATGGCGTGGAGTGGAGTGGGAAAAAAACAATCGCTGACATTTACAATTGTCTTCTGCTCATGTTAtccaggccatgtttagattgcaaatttttgcaatctggacactgtagcacgtttcgtttgtatttgacaaactttgtccgatcatggactaactaggctcaaaagattcgtttcgtgatttacaaccaaactgtgtaattagttattttttttacctacatttaatgctctatgcatgtgtccaaaaattgatgtgatagagagaaagtgaaaaaacttaaatttggaggtgatctaaacaaggccccagagGGAATGAATGTAGCACGCTTCAGCAGCGGTGGTTGCTGAACTACCGCTTCAGTCTTTTCTGTTCTGTTGAACCCAACTCCAACTCGGTCTGTTGTGCCAACCGTTTCATTTTTACTTTTGTCACTCTGCTCTGCGTCTGCCAACCATTACGGTTTGCTTTTGCCACCTTCACTTGCTTTTTATGCAGGTATTTATATGCATATAGTTATTAAACATGAGGCTATGGATGCAAAATTGCATGGATGCAAAATTGATTGTGATCATGAGTCTTCAGATACAAAGAATAATGTACAAAATTGCAACACTTCATTGTACAAGTTGTCTATTGTAAACCATGATATTTCTGATGAGTTGTATCCAGGTTAATTACTACAGTGTGGCTTTTGTTTGTGATTTCGTCAAGGTTAGTATACTGAGAAAAGTTTTCCTCTATCAAGGGTTAACAGAGATGCTACTGAACGCTGAATACTGACTACCATCTTCAGGCAATCAGGCTAATTCCATCTCTTCTCATCAAGAAAACATCTCAGACTACTACAGCAATGGAATTGGTGTTGTTAACAGGGGTGACACTAATCCAACATAACAGTTTACCAGACCAGATTAATAGGTAACAACTCACCGGTAACATGCTACAATGATGAGCCTTCTTGCTTTTCAAGCAGCATCACGATTACCAGAAGCCCAACAGGAAGATCACAAGAACGGTACGAAAGCTGAACGCTTGTTGGAAGGTAGATACCGCCAACAGAACATCACTTCAACAACAGAAAGTTGCAGATTTGCAGTCCAACAATATCAGCCAGCACAAGCGAACACAGCCGATGAAATTTCCAGATTTCAGCTGCCCACATTCAAGTCTCATATTCAGGCACTGATAAGCATGGTTTAAGTTGAACATAAAAATAATGCGAACTTTAGCCAAAAAATGTCATGTCCAAATTCCATAGTCCCAGCAATGCACCCACTTACAGTTACCATAGTACACAAGGCTGAAACACCAACAATTCTGCACATTTACCTTAGCATATATATAATCAATCCCCATCTATGTTACATTTGCCACCGTAGTATACATTAGCACACACATGTAAGGACAGCAGGATAGTGCCAATCTTCGCCGCCTCTGTTGACACTCAATCAGCAAAATACAAAATAAGTTATGAACATTCTGTCACCGGGCCTTATCAGATTCCAATTTTGCCGGTTGTGCAACAAGGGTGCGCCAGAGGTACCGCCCACTTGCCATGTCTACCATAGTCCAGAATCCGGTTTTCACTGCTGATCCAACCTAGATTCATGCAGAAAACAGTCCTTAAGATTCTGGACCAATTGTTATTAAAGGCACAATTTTGTATCTTTCAGAATTGCACACAAGGGAAACAAAGAGCCGATGGTTTCAAATTTGAACCAAGCAATAGTTCGATCATCGATTGTGCAGGGGTTTAGTGTTATATCTTACGTAACTTCATATGCGTtttcatgtgcaagatgcaacTGTTTAATCACTTGAGTCCACTCAGATCATGTTTCTACTTGAGTTAGTTTTGTAACCAAATTGAGATGCTAGATCCCAAAAGTTTAAAGCATGATCTTTTGTTTGAGCAGAGGACTGTGGGAGTGCTGGGCAAGATGACAAATGTTTGAAGCTCTAGTGAGTTTCAAGGCTACCAAGCCTCTTGCTAAATGAAGTGGCACGATTTTTTTTTTCACCTGAACTCGTGGTAGCTATAATAAATGGAAGGCATTTCCGACGTCTCATAGTAGCattatttgtttgtttgttttaagTTGAGCAGCTGCTATcttatttcttttgaacagaaaAGGTTGACAAAATGTATGCTTACTAACAAGGTACTCTGTGAACGTCACAAGATGGCAAATGTTTGAAGCTCTAGTGGCAAATGTTCCGGTGTACAATAGATTGTTTTTTAAGTTGGGCAAATGTAACTTGTAAGCGTGCTAACAAGGTACTACTTTGtgcaatattttttttttcttgcagGACTAGCGTATTGTATATCCTTGGCATATTAGCGATGACTGAGTGGTTCAATTGAGCCTGAAATTCATTAATCTAAAGGAATTTGCTGAATGCTAATGATACCGTTATCCTAGTTTTCCAAGCACGAATTCGTGAGCGGCGGCGCAGCAGCAGGTAAGAAGCTAAGAATAGCGGGCTGGAGGGTAGGAGATAGGCAAGACAGGGTGACACGCGTTACCTTGGAATGGAGGGGCACGGGTGCCCTGGGGGAGGCCTtgccgtcggcgtcggcgtcggcgtcgaactGGTCGGCGGGGTCGGCGTTGAGCCCCCGGACGAGGaagaagccggcgacggtggcggAGAGGAAGATGAGGATCACCCGCAGCGGGCACATCTCTGAACAGAGCACAAGGAAATGGATCagcaaaggcggcggcggcggctggattGGGTGCTGGTGTGGGTGGATTAGTCCCCTCGCGCCCTCCCGTCTCCTTCGTCCTTCACTTGCAGGAATTTATTTtgacccctccctccctccctcccctaaaATGATCCGGACCGGAAGCGGAAGAAATTGTGCCACGCGGGGCAGGTGGGTAGAAAGAAAGAAAGGGCAACCGGTGAGGCTGCAATAGGATCCCGGCAGAGGCAAGAGGCAGGAGCGGAGCGGGCGGGAGGAAGAAGCCGGAGGAGGACGGACGGGTCGGGAACGGATTTGTTCGTGCGACGAGGAGAGgttgggaggaagaggaagagtggaACCACGAAGAAGAGGGAGGACAGGACAGACAGGTCCGCCCGTCGGTCGGGCCGTCACCGTCAGTCATGCGCGAAGCCTGGCGGGGCCCACTTGGCTGTGGAGGCGCCGAGGAACGCGGTGGTTGACGCCGTCTCTGCAGGCCCACCTGTCGGCGGATGGAAGCTTCTCCAGGCGTGCAGGCACGACACCGACGCAGCAGCAGCGAACGCCGGATTTGCCTTGGGTTGTGTTTGGGTTCCGACTGTCAGCACGTCTGTTGTTGTCTGTCCAAGTCAAAAGCAACGTCCTTTTTCCTTTTGGAATTTTTTCAGACAAATTAGGGTACACATACGTGTATGCGTTCGATAGTACTACGCATTTTTCGCGCACTAGACCCTAAAGAGTCTTTCAATCTCTTCTTTGCGTGTATTTAGATACGCACGTGTGTTGTGCGTATGATGTGAACGTGGAGTGTGTGTACGTTCAAAGTTGTACCCAATAAAAAAAAACGTCATTTTATCTTATGAGTTAACACATTATTTAAACGATAAAAAGAAAGGTAAAGAGGGGCTGGTTGCAATCAAATTAGATAGGAGCAAAGCGTATGACAGGTGGAATGGGCTTTCTTAGAAAATATTTTGATTCGGATGGGCTTTAATATAAGATGGGTTCGGCTTATTATGAATTATGTTACCTCAGTTACTTATAAAATCAAAGTTAATGAAGGTTATACCCATCGTATTTTTCCTCAAAGAGGTTTAAGACAGGGTGATCCGTTGTccccttatttatttattttatgtgCAGAAGGCCTATCAGCAATGTTGCAAAAAGCTGAGCAAAGGGGCAAGATTGAAGGCATTAAGATTTGTCCGACGTGCACCAAGAGTAAACCATCTATTCTTTGCTTATGATTCCTTGATACTGATGAAAGCAAGGGCGAATGATGCACAAGAACTTAAACATATTTTTGATTTGTATCAACAGGTTGCTGGTCAAAAAATTAACAGAGAAAAATCATCAATTATGTTCAGCCCAAATACAGGTCAAGAAATTAGGAGCCAAATCAAATCTGATCTTTCTATTGATTGTGAAGCAATGAGTGAACGTTATTTAGGTTTACCAACctaaattggaaaataaaaaataaaaaagcagTATTTGAATACATCAAAAAGAAGGTTTGGAGCAGGATTCAGGGTTGGCAGGAAAAACTTCTATCAAAAGCTGGTAGCGCAATCTATTCCCACTTATGCGATGTCATGTTTTGACCTTACAAAAGGTTTTTGTGATGATCTCAGTATGATTAATGCAAGATATTGGTGGTGCCAGCAAGACAAAACAAACAAAATTCATTGGCTGAGTTGGGAAAAATTAACAAGATCCAAGAAGAATGGTGGTTTAGGTTTTCGTGATCTACATCTTTTTAATTTAGCAATGCTCAGCAGGCAAGCATGGAGA
This sequence is a window from Miscanthus floridulus cultivar M001 chromosome 10, ASM1932011v1, whole genome shotgun sequence. Protein-coding genes within it:
- the LOC136486168 gene encoding uncharacterized protein is translated as MCPLRVILIFLSATVAGFFLVRGLNADPADQFDADADADGKASPRAPVPLHSKVGSAVKTGFWTMVDMASGRYLWRTLVAQPAKLESDKAR